In a single window of the Deinococcus aetherius genome:
- a CDS encoding HepT-like ribonuclease domain-containing protein produces the protein MPPSPAPLFPDLRLPTVAGVLREGEARWRAAGVTRVRVFGSVARGEAGVASDIDLLVDFGPGRAVGLLDLMRAKEVFEDLLRRRVDVMTEGALKPPLRGEILEDAVDVLDSGLPPLPSHRPKRWRWRVFDLLDAVDRVTAYTRGHTPTTFLADERTRDAVLRNLARLGETTKFIPQAVQDTHPEVPWVLLRDVRNLVAHDYFGIDPALVWHTARVDLPALRPALQALADGEDVGRRGF, from the coding sequence ATGCCCCCTTCCCCCGCGCCCCTCTTTCCCGACCTCCGCCTGCCCACCGTCGCCGGGGTTCTGCGTGAGGGTGAGGCCCGGTGGCGCGCGGCGGGCGTGACGCGGGTGCGGGTCTTCGGCTCGGTGGCGCGGGGAGAGGCGGGGGTGGCGTCCGACATCGACCTCCTCGTGGACTTCGGCCCAGGCCGGGCGGTGGGCCTGCTCGACCTGATGCGCGCCAAGGAGGTGTTCGAGGACCTCCTGCGTCGCCGGGTGGACGTGATGACGGAAGGCGCCCTCAAGCCGCCCCTGCGCGGCGAGATCCTGGAAGACGCCGTGGACGTGCTCGACTCCGGCCTGCCGCCCCTTCCCTCCCACCGTCCGAAGCGTTGGCGCTGGCGGGTGTTCGACCTGCTGGACGCTGTGGACCGCGTCACCGCCTACACGCGCGGGCATACCCCGACCACCTTCCTCGCCGACGAGCGCACCCGGGACGCCGTGCTGCGGAATCTCGCGCGGCTGGGCGAGACGACGAAATTCATCCCCCAGGCCGTGCAGGACACCCACCCCGAGGTGCCGTGGGTCCTGCTCCGTGACGTGCGGAACCTCGTCGCCCACGACTACTTCGGCATCGACCCCGCCCTCGTGTGGCACACGGCCAGGGTGGACCTCCCGGCGCTGCGCCCCGCCCTGCAAGCCCTCG
- a CDS encoding 4'-phosphopantetheinyl transferase superfamily protein: MIVAIGHDLIEIERIRGLLRREGDRALKLFAPAELAYCARLADPAPSFAARFAAKEAFQKVWPRPHGWRDVWVERERTPDGPFPFAPPVLGFCPEIAQELAARGWVAHLTLTHTKEHASAVVVLEAR, from the coding sequence ATGATCGTCGCCATTGGACACGACCTGATCGAGATCGAGCGCATCCGGGGCCTGCTTCGCCGGGAGGGGGACCGGGCGCTGAAGCTCTTCGCCCCCGCCGAACTCGCCTACTGCGCCCGGCTCGCCGACCCCGCCCCGAGTTTCGCGGCGCGCTTCGCGGCCAAGGAGGCCTTTCAGAAGGTGTGGCCGCGCCCCCACGGCTGGCGGGACGTATGGGTCGAGCGCGAGCGTACGCCGGACGGCCCCTTCCCCTTCGCCCCACCCGTGCTGGGCTTCTGCCCCGAGATCGCCCAGGAACTCGCGGCGCGCGGCTGGGTCGCCCACCTGACCCTGACCCACACCAAGGAACACGCCTCGGCGGTCGTGGTGCTGGAGGCGCGGTGA
- a CDS encoding HAD family hydrolase, with protein sequence MKLIATDLDGTLLRPDLSVSARTRAALDATRAAGIHVAPVTARQPRGVRRVAEAAGFTDYALCGNGAHGVHLGTGETLFEAHVTVAAQRALAEVLAARVPGVLFLSVRERGEVYVAQEGYAAIAQFNDHKREPFEMGLHSLDDVLAAPSLKFIVRHATLTPRELLAEVRALNLGGFAVTHSGAPFLEVLAEGVSKAWGLALLCGRLGVEREEVLAFGDAPNDAEMLAWTGCGVAVANAHPEALEAADEVTLSNAEDGVAAMIERLTGQSSAG encoded by the coding sequence ATCAAACTGATCGCCACCGACCTCGACGGCACCCTGCTGCGCCCCGACCTGAGCGTGAGTGCGCGGACGCGGGCGGCCCTCGATGCGACGCGGGCGGCGGGAATTCACGTCGCTCCCGTCACCGCCCGGCAGCCGCGCGGGGTCAGGCGAGTCGCGGAGGCGGCGGGCTTCACCGACTACGCCCTGTGCGGCAACGGCGCGCACGGTGTTCATCTGGGGACGGGCGAGACGCTGTTCGAGGCTCACGTGACCGTTGCGGCGCAGCGGGCACTCGCGGAGGTCCTGGCGGCGCGGGTGCCGGGCGTCCTCTTCCTGAGCGTGCGGGAGCGGGGCGAGGTGTACGTGGCGCAGGAGGGGTACGCCGCCATTGCCCAGTTCAACGACCACAAACGCGAGCCTTTCGAGATGGGTCTTCATTCCCTAGACGACGTGCTCGCCGCCCCCAGCCTGAAGTTCATCGTGCGGCACGCGACCCTCACCCCGCGCGAACTGCTGGCCGAGGTGCGCGCCCTGAACCTCGGCGGCTTCGCGGTCACCCACTCGGGCGCGCCCTTCCTGGAAGTCCTCGCCGAGGGGGTCAGCAAGGCGTGGGGCCTCGCCCTCCTGTGCGGGCGGCTGGGAGTGGAGCGGGAGGAGGTGCTGGCCTTCGGAGACGCGCCCAACGACGCCGAGATGCTCGCCTGGACCGGGTGCGGCGTGGCGGTGGCGAACGCCCACCCGGAGGCGCTGGAGGCCGCCGACGAGGTGACCCTCTCCAACGCGGAGGACGGGGTGGCGGCCATGATCGAACGGTTAACGGGCCAATCGTCGGCGGGGTGA